In one Kitasatospora cineracea genomic region, the following are encoded:
- a CDS encoding ABC transporter substrate-binding protein produces MRTTSRPRRAAVAAVAVLAASTLLLTACSSSSDKGGSGDANAKITLNVGDFGTFGYVEAGLYDEYMAAHPNITIKYQTTQDGQKYWDALTTHLGSGSGLADIQAVEVGYIAQATNTLGDKFVDLGKTDGINASNWLPWKSKQATTPSGSMIGLGTDIGPMAICYRTDLFQQAGLPTDREQVGKLWAGDWAKFVETGQQYQKNAPAGTFFTDSASGLFNAVLSAQPEQYSDASGKLVYKTSAGVKKAWDLAVSASQAKISAGLRQFQDPWNAAVANAKFAAVVCPSWMTSSLSKYGGEAGKGKWDVAAAPVASNWGGAFLTVPKAGKHIKEAAALAAWLTAPEQQAKVFTKVGNLPSTVGGLQQPAVQGAKLEYFNNAPTGQIFAASATSIQPVPIGEQDGNVKTIITDNGILDIEEHGTDPAKAWDNVTKLVDDKTGH; encoded by the coding sequence ATGCGCACCACCTCCCGCCCCCGCAGAGCCGCTGTCGCCGCCGTCGCGGTCCTCGCCGCCTCCACCCTGCTGCTCACGGCCTGCTCCTCGAGCTCCGACAAGGGCGGCTCCGGCGACGCCAACGCGAAGATCACCCTGAACGTCGGCGACTTCGGCACCTTCGGCTACGTGGAGGCCGGCCTGTACGACGAGTACATGGCCGCGCACCCGAACATCACCATCAAGTACCAGACCACCCAGGACGGCCAGAAGTACTGGGACGCGCTGACCACCCACCTGGGCTCGGGCAGCGGCCTGGCCGACATCCAGGCGGTCGAGGTCGGCTACATCGCGCAGGCCACCAACACCCTGGGCGACAAGTTCGTGGACCTCGGCAAGACCGACGGCATCAACGCGTCCAACTGGCTGCCCTGGAAGTCGAAGCAGGCCACCACCCCGTCCGGCTCGATGATCGGCCTGGGCACCGACATCGGCCCGATGGCGATCTGCTACCGCACCGACCTGTTCCAGCAGGCCGGCCTGCCGACCGACCGCGAGCAGGTCGGCAAGCTGTGGGCGGGCGACTGGGCGAAGTTCGTCGAGACCGGCCAGCAGTACCAGAAGAACGCCCCGGCCGGCACCTTCTTCACCGACTCGGCCTCCGGCCTGTTCAACGCCGTGCTGTCGGCCCAGCCGGAGCAGTACTCGGACGCCTCCGGCAAGCTCGTCTACAAGACCAGCGCCGGTGTGAAGAAGGCCTGGGACCTCGCGGTCTCCGCCTCGCAGGCGAAGATCAGCGCCGGCCTGCGCCAGTTCCAGGACCCGTGGAACGCGGCCGTCGCCAACGCCAAGTTCGCCGCGGTGGTCTGCCCGTCCTGGATGACCTCCTCGCTGAGCAAGTACGGCGGCGAGGCCGGCAAGGGCAAGTGGGACGTCGCGGCCGCGCCGGTCGCCTCCAACTGGGGCGGCGCCTTCCTGACCGTCCCGAAGGCCGGCAAGCACATCAAGGAGGCCGCGGCGCTCGCCGCCTGGCTGACCGCGCCGGAGCAGCAGGCCAAGGTCTTCACCAAGGTCGGCAACCTGCCCTCCACCGTGGGCGGCCTGCAGCAGCCCGCCGTCCAGGGCGCCAAGCTGGAGTACTTCAACAACGCCCCGACCGGTCAGATCTTCGCCGCGTCCGCCACCTCCATCCAGCCGGTCCCGATCGGCGAGCAGGACGGCAACGTCAAGACGATCATCACCGACAACGGCATCCTCGACATCGAGGAGCACGGCACGGACCCGGCCAAGGCCTGGGACAACGTGACCAAGCTGGTCGACGACAAGACCGGTCACTGA
- a CDS encoding LacI family DNA-binding transcriptional regulator has product MSPTAQRPDALHPGAGGRATARPTLEEVAALAGVGRGTVSRVINGSPRVSAKAREAVQNAIAELGYVPNRAARTLVTSRTDSIALVVPEAETRLFSEPYFSDIISGVSAELAETDMQLLLILVRNQRERDRLSAYLTAQRVDGVLVVSVHRDDPLPGLLESLEIPSVLAGRRSDLEPLSYVHADNAGGARMAVRHLLRRGCAQVATLTGPLDMEVAQARLGGYRRALEEAGHAYDEELVGLADFTEEGGRVAMRELLARRPELDGVFCASDVMAAGAMQVLRAAGRRIPDDVAVIGFDDSIVARHTDPPMTSVRQPIEEMGRTMARLLLDEIHERGRARRQVVLATELIVRDSA; this is encoded by the coding sequence ATGAGCCCGACCGCACAGCGCCCCGACGCGCTCCATCCGGGCGCCGGCGGCAGAGCCACCGCGCGCCCCACCCTGGAGGAGGTGGCCGCGCTGGCAGGCGTCGGCCGCGGCACCGTCTCCCGGGTGATCAACGGCTCCCCGCGGGTCAGCGCCAAAGCCCGCGAAGCCGTCCAGAACGCCATCGCCGAACTCGGCTACGTCCCCAACCGGGCCGCCCGCACCCTGGTCACCTCGCGCACCGACTCGATCGCGCTGGTCGTCCCCGAGGCCGAGACCAGGCTGTTCTCCGAGCCGTACTTCTCCGACATCATCAGCGGCGTCTCGGCCGAACTCGCCGAGACCGACATGCAGCTGCTGCTGATCCTGGTCCGCAACCAGCGCGAACGGGACCGGCTCTCGGCCTACCTGACCGCCCAGCGCGTCGACGGCGTCCTGGTCGTCTCGGTGCACCGCGACGACCCGCTGCCCGGACTGCTGGAGAGCCTGGAGATCCCCTCCGTGCTGGCCGGCCGGCGCAGCGACCTCGAACCGCTCAGCTACGTCCACGCCGACAACGCCGGCGGCGCCCGGATGGCCGTGCGCCACCTGCTCCGGCGCGGCTGCGCCCAGGTGGCCACCCTCACCGGCCCGCTCGACATGGAGGTCGCCCAGGCCCGCCTCGGCGGCTACCGCCGGGCCCTGGAGGAGGCCGGCCACGCCTACGACGAGGAACTCGTCGGCCTGGCCGACTTCACCGAGGAGGGCGGCCGGGTCGCCATGCGCGAACTCCTCGCCCGCAGGCCCGAGTTGGACGGCGTCTTCTGCGCCTCCGACGTGATGGCGGCCGGCGCCATGCAGGTGCTCCGGGCGGCCGGGCGCCGGATCCCCGACGACGTCGCGGTGATCGGCTTCGACGACTCGATCGTGGCCCGGCACACCGACCCGCCGATGACCAGCGTCCGCCAGCCGATCGAGGAGATGGGCCGCACCATGGCCCGGCTGCTGCTCGACGAGATCCACGAACGCGGCCGGGCCCGGCGGCAGGTGGTGCTGGCGACCGAGCTGATCGTCCGCGACTCCGCCTGA
- a CDS encoding DUF4442 domain-containing protein, giving the protein MTTTAIGELLTSTVPMVKTLQLEYLETTPERAVLRLPDLPEYRNHVGGPHAGAMFTLAESASGAIVLAAFGDQLGRAVPLPTVGEISFKKLARGVVTATATLGRPVAEVIAELDEGKRPEFPITVEITREDGAVTGVLEIVWTLRPNS; this is encoded by the coding sequence ATGACCACTACTGCGATCGGCGAGCTGCTCACCTCCACCGTCCCGATGGTGAAGACCCTGCAGCTGGAGTACCTGGAGACCACCCCGGAGCGGGCCGTGCTGCGGCTGCCCGACCTGCCGGAGTACCGCAACCACGTGGGCGGGCCGCACGCGGGGGCGATGTTCACGCTGGCCGAGTCCGCCAGCGGGGCGATCGTGCTGGCGGCGTTCGGCGACCAGTTGGGCCGCGCGGTGCCGCTGCCGACGGTCGGCGAGATCTCGTTCAAGAAGCTCGCCCGCGGCGTGGTGACCGCCACCGCGACGCTCGGCCGGCCGGTGGCCGAGGTGATCGCCGAACTGGACGAGGGCAAGCGCCCCGAGTTCCCGATCACGGTGGAGATCACCCGCGAGGACGGCGCCGTCACCGGCGTGCTGGAGATCGTCTGGACGCTGCGCCCCAACTCCTGA
- the orn gene encoding oligoribonuclease, with amino-acid sequence MNDRLVWIDCEMTGLDLDRDALIEVAALVTDSELNVLGEGVDVIIRPPAEALETMPEVVRQMHTSSGLLDELADGLTMAEAQERVLAYVREHVPEAGRTPLCGNSVATDRGFLSRDMPELEGHLHYRIVDVSSIKELARRWYPRAYYNSPQKGGSHRALADIRESIAELRYYREAVFVPQPGPDTDTAREIAARHQLPTG; translated from the coding sequence GTGAATGACCGTCTGGTATGGATCGACTGTGAGATGACCGGCCTCGACCTCGATCGGGACGCCCTGATCGAGGTCGCCGCCCTGGTGACCGACTCCGAGCTGAACGTGCTCGGCGAAGGCGTGGATGTGATCATCCGCCCGCCCGCCGAGGCGCTGGAGACCATGCCCGAGGTGGTGCGGCAGATGCACACCTCCTCGGGCCTGCTCGACGAGCTCGCGGACGGCCTGACCATGGCCGAGGCGCAGGAGCGGGTGCTGGCGTACGTCCGCGAGCACGTGCCGGAGGCCGGCAGGACGCCGCTGTGCGGGAACTCGGTGGCCACCGACCGCGGCTTCCTGTCCCGGGACATGCCGGAGCTGGAGGGGCACCTGCACTACCGGATCGTGGACGTCTCCTCGATCAAGGAGCTGGCCCGCCGCTGGTACCCGCGCGCCTACTACAACAGCCCGCAGAAGGGCGGCAGCCACCGCGCGCTGGCCGACATCCGCGAGTCGATCGCCGAACTGCGCTACTACCGCGAGGCGGTGTTCGTCCCGCAGCCGGGCCCGGACACCGACACCGCGCGGGAGATCGCCGCCCGGCACCAGTTGCCCACCGGCTGA
- a CDS encoding HAD family hydrolase translates to MAAAGSMLGMPLLLLDLDNTLLPRDAAFRAWAGDFLTENGLPAGDLDWLVMLDGSGYVPRSTVLGAARRRYGIDRSVESMLAHYRDGINSHIQCPDSHVAALREAREAGWTLGIVSNGGTLPQLEKIRLTGLAPLVDGWVISEEARCLKPDPLIFEIAARRCDFRPAGDWKAQTWMVGDYGPADIAGAAATGLRSAWLHHGRPWAERAYRPTVSAPSLPEAVRVILAAGEHPAAGRGFAAAATGRPQRSRGQLAIPASRLAPLPVKAAKAGQSTQAPQTVQSVQSVQSTPAAKAASTPLAQQVPLVKARPLAPIESAQARWGDAAAAAG, encoded by the coding sequence GTGGCGGCCGCTGGCAGCATGCTCGGCATGCCGCTGCTCCTGCTCGACCTCGACAACACCCTGCTGCCCAGGGACGCCGCGTTCCGGGCCTGGGCAGGGGACTTCCTCACCGAGAACGGCCTGCCCGCCGGGGACCTCGACTGGCTGGTCATGCTCGACGGCAGCGGCTACGTACCGCGCAGCACGGTACTGGGTGCGGCGAGGCGTCGCTACGGCATCGACCGGTCGGTGGAGTCGATGCTCGCGCACTACCGGGACGGCATCAACTCGCACATCCAGTGCCCGGATTCGCACGTCGCGGCGCTCCGGGAGGCGCGCGAGGCGGGCTGGACGCTGGGGATCGTCAGCAACGGCGGGACGCTGCCCCAGTTGGAGAAGATCCGGCTGACCGGGCTCGCCCCCCTGGTGGACGGCTGGGTCATCTCGGAGGAGGCCCGCTGCCTGAAACCGGATCCGTTGATCTTCGAGATCGCGGCGCGGCGGTGCGACTTCCGGCCGGCCGGGGACTGGAAGGCGCAGACCTGGATGGTCGGCGACTACGGCCCGGCCGACATCGCGGGGGCGGCCGCGACGGGGCTGCGCAGCGCGTGGCTGCACCACGGCCGGCCGTGGGCGGAACGGGCCTACCGGCCGACGGTCAGCGCGCCGAGCCTGCCGGAGGCGGTGCGGGTGATCCTCGCCGCGGGCGAACACCCGGCTGCCGGACGGGGATTCGCCGCAGCTGCGACGGGACGGCCACAGCGGTCGCGCGGCCAACTCGCCATCCCCGCCTCCCGGCTGGCTCCGCTGCCCGTCAAGGCCGCCAAGGCCGGCCAGTCCACTCAGGCCCCCCAGACGGTCCAGTCAGTCCAGTCGGTCCAATCGACTCCGGCCGCCAAGGCCGCTAGCACGCCGCTCGCCCAACAGGTCCCGCTGGTGAAGGCCCGGCCGCTTGCCCCGATCGAGTCCGCCCAGGCCCGCTGGGGCGACGCCGCGGCCGCCGCGGGCTGA
- a CDS encoding universal stress protein, whose product MTDRSRPTVGRRDGEGEPQLQEHGSRACDPQFQHGVVVGFDGSLSSERALAYAVGMARRSRCGLVIVHVANRLPTTVWAGCEPPVFVDLPDQRTEILGLELACADFLSGVPWILVERGGDICHEIEEVGREYAADAIVVGSTHGLLGKIFGSVSGRLARRANRPVIVIP is encoded by the coding sequence ATGACCGACCGATCCCGTCCCACCGTGGGCCGCCGCGACGGCGAGGGCGAACCGCAGCTCCAGGAACACGGCTCGCGCGCCTGCGACCCGCAGTTCCAGCACGGCGTGGTGGTCGGCTTCGACGGCTCGCTCTCCAGCGAGCGCGCCCTGGCGTACGCCGTCGGCATGGCCCGCCGCTCCCGCTGCGGCCTGGTGATCGTGCACGTCGCCAACCGGCTCCCCACCACCGTCTGGGCCGGCTGCGAGCCGCCCGTCTTCGTGGACCTCCCGGACCAGCGCACCGAGATCCTCGGCCTCGAACTCGCCTGCGCCGACTTCCTCTCCGGCGTCCCCTGGATCCTGGTCGAACGCGGCGGGGACATCTGCCACGAGATCGAGGAAGTCGGCCGCGAGTACGCCGCGGACGCCATCGTGGTCGGCAGCACCCACGGCCTGCTCGGCAAGATCTTCGGCTCGGTCTCCGGCCGACTCGCCCGCCGCGCCAACCGCCCGGTGATCGTCATCCCCTGA
- a CDS encoding DUF4239 domain-containing protein has translation MLTVAVAAVSGAVLALVIGLLLGRTKRAREGATTPQAMSFAGAAILGFFALFLGFSIAGTWQQLNSARQHTYEESRALTEAYWTAGGLPDVDRPVVRDRLRSYTRVVIDDEWAAMQHGTGSQAAWRAVDQVRAAVDRAAVHSQVEASARTDVLRSLSEVNAKRNARLGDLRASVPVLAIGGLLVGAVFVLATPSVIGLTSNPRNLVLMCFVGASVAFGVSMVAVMSGPFSGAVRIQPTAFQLALERYDQIDKDAGASALPPFLP, from the coding sequence ATGCTGACCGTTGCCGTCGCCGCCGTGTCGGGCGCGGTGCTGGCGCTGGTCATCGGCCTGCTGCTGGGGCGGACCAAGCGGGCGCGGGAAGGGGCGACGACACCGCAGGCGATGTCTTTCGCCGGGGCGGCGATCCTCGGCTTCTTCGCACTCTTCCTGGGGTTCAGCATCGCCGGCACCTGGCAGCAGCTGAACTCGGCGCGCCAGCACACCTACGAGGAGTCGCGGGCCCTCACGGAGGCGTACTGGACCGCCGGCGGTCTGCCCGACGTCGATCGGCCCGTGGTGCGGGACAGGCTGCGGTCCTACACCAGGGTGGTGATCGACGACGAGTGGGCCGCCATGCAGCACGGCACCGGGAGTCAGGCCGCCTGGCGGGCGGTCGACCAGGTGCGGGCCGCGGTCGACCGGGCCGCGGTGCACAGCCAGGTCGAGGCGAGTGCTCGGACCGATGTGCTGCGGAGCCTGTCCGAGGTCAACGCCAAGCGGAACGCGCGGCTGGGTGATCTCCGTGCGTCGGTGCCCGTCCTGGCGATCGGCGGCCTGCTGGTGGGGGCGGTGTTCGTCCTGGCGACCCCCTCGGTGATCGGGCTGACCTCCAACCCGCGGAACCTGGTGCTGATGTGCTTCGTGGGCGCCTCCGTGGCGTTCGGGGTGAGCATGGTGGCGGTGATGAGCGGGCCGTTCTCCGGCGCGGTGCGGATCCAACCGACGGCGTTCCAACTGGCGTTGGAGCGCTACGACCAGATCGACAAGGACGCCGGGGCGTCGGCCCTGCCCCCGTTCCTGCCCTGA
- a CDS encoding acyl-CoA dehydrogenase family protein, producing the protein MLDHRLSSEYEELRSTVAEFANDVIAPKIGEYYEQNEFPYEIIREMGRMGLFGLPFPEEYGGMGGDYFALCLVLEELARVDSSVAITLEAAVSLGAMPIHLFGTEEQKREWLPKLTSGEVLGAFGLTEPEGGTDAGATRTTARYDEATDEWVINGSKCFITNSGTDITGLVTVTALTEPITHSSDGSSNHSPTREISSIIVPTGTPGFQVSKKYSKVGWNASDTRELSFTECRVPAANLLGRRGRGYAQFLRILDEGRIAIAALATGLAQGCVDQSLSYAGTRRAFGRAIGANQVIQFKLADMETRAHISRLAWRDAASRLLHSEPFKKEAAIAKLYASEAAVDNAREATQIHGGYGFMNEYPVARMWRDCKILEIGEGTSEVQRMLIARELGMTS; encoded by the coding sequence GTGCTCGACCACCGCCTGAGCAGTGAGTACGAGGAACTCCGCAGCACCGTCGCGGAGTTCGCCAACGATGTGATCGCGCCGAAGATCGGCGAATACTACGAGCAGAATGAATTCCCGTACGAAATCATCCGGGAAATGGGGCGGATGGGCCTGTTCGGGCTGCCCTTCCCGGAGGAGTACGGCGGCATGGGCGGCGACTACTTCGCGCTCTGCCTGGTCCTGGAGGAGCTGGCCCGGGTCGACTCCTCGGTGGCGATCACCCTGGAGGCGGCGGTCTCGCTCGGCGCGATGCCGATCCACCTCTTCGGCACCGAGGAGCAGAAGCGCGAGTGGCTGCCGAAGCTGACCTCCGGCGAGGTCCTCGGCGCCTTCGGCCTGACCGAGCCCGAGGGCGGCACGGACGCCGGGGCGACCCGGACCACGGCGCGCTACGACGAGGCCACCGACGAGTGGGTGATCAACGGCAGCAAGTGCTTCATCACCAACTCCGGCACCGACATCACCGGCCTGGTCACCGTCACCGCACTGACCGAACCGATCACACATTCGAGTGACGGATCGTCAAATCACTCGCCCACCAGGGAAATCTCCTCCATCATCGTTCCCACTGGGACTCCCGGGTTCCAGGTGTCGAAGAAGTATTCGAAGGTCGGGTGGAACGCCTCCGACACCCGCGAACTGTCCTTCACCGAATGTCGAGTACCCGCGGCCAACCTGCTGGGACGCCGAGGCCGCGGCTACGCCCAGTTCCTGCGCATCCTCGACGAGGGCCGCATCGCCATCGCGGCCCTGGCCACCGGCCTGGCCCAGGGGTGCGTGGACCAGTCCCTCTCGTACGCCGGCACCCGCCGCGCCTTCGGCCGGGCGATCGGCGCCAACCAGGTCATCCAGTTCAAGCTCGCCGACATGGAGACGCGCGCGCACATCTCCCGCCTGGCCTGGCGGGACGCCGCCTCCCGGCTGCTGCACTCCGAGCCCTTCAAGAAGGAGGCAGCCATCGCCAAGCTGTACGCGTCCGAAGCCGCGGTCGACAACGCCCGCGAGGCGACCCAGATCCACGGCGGCTACGGCTTCATGAACGAGTACCCGGTCGCCCGCATGTGGCGCGACTGCAAGATCCTGGAAATCGGCGAAGGCACTTCGGAGGTCCAGCGGATGCTCATCGCACGTGAACTCGGCATGACGTCCTGA